GACATCTTCAAACGCGCGGGCTTCACCGTCGCCGAGGCTACGAACCTCGAAACCGAATGGTTCTGCTTCGACGCGCTCAACACGCCCGCCGACCACCCCGCGCGCGACGCGCAGGACACGCTTTTCATGCCGCGCGAAACGGTCGCAAGCAACGTCGAAAAACACGCCGACGAGCTTTACCTTCTGCGCAGCCACACGTCGTCGGTGCAAATCCGCGCGATGGTAAAGGAGGGCGCACCGATAAGAATCCTAGCCCCCGGCCGCGCGTTCCGCCGCGACACGGTAGACGCGACCCACTCGGCGAACTTCCACCAAATCGAGGGGCTGTACGTAGACAAAAACGTAAAGCTTACCGACCTCAAAGCCGCGCTCGACTACCTCTTCAAAAACCTGTTCGGCTCGTCGGCTAAAACGCGCCTGCGCCCAAGCTTCTTCCCGTTCACAGAACCGAGCTTCGAAGTTGACTTCATGAGCGCGGACATGGGCAAGCTCAGCAACCGCTGGATTGAAATTCTCGGCTGCGGCATGGTAGACCCCAACGTAATCGCGAACGTCGGTCTCGATCCGAAAGTGTACAGCGGCTACGCGTTCGGGCTGGGCGTCGAAAGAATCGCAATGCTCATGCACTCTATAGACGACATACGCCACTTCTACTCGAACGATACGCGTTTCCTCAAACAGTTCGCGTCAAGATAAACAAAGAAAAATTTTCCGAAAATGAAAGTCAGCTTAAAATGGTTAAATAATTACGTCGATCTCTCGGACGTGTCGGCGGAAGCTATTGCGGAGGCTCTGCCGATGCTGGGTCTGGAAGTCGAAAGCGTGGAAACGACGGGCTTGAAGCCGCTCGAACACGTGGTCGTGGGCGAAATTCTCAGCCGCGAACAGCACCCGAACGCCGACAAACTCGGCGTGTGCATGGTAAAAATCGCGCCAGACAAAGAGCCTATCCAGATTGTCTGCGGCGCAAAAAACTACAAAGTGGGAGACAGAGTTCCCGTGGCTCTCGAAGGCGCAAAACTTCCCGCTCCCGACGGCGGAATTTTCGAAATCAAGATTTCGCAACTGCGCGGAATCACAAGCAACGGCATGATGTGCTCGGCGAGGGAGCTTGGGCTTGGCTGCGACCACAGCGGGCTGCTTATCCTCGAAATGCGCCCCGAAGTCGGCACGCCCATCAACGACGTGTTTACAGACTCCGACACGGTATTCGAAATCGAGCTTACAGCAAACCGCGGCGACTGCCTCAGCCATATCGGCGTTGCCCGCGAGCTTGCCGCAAAGTTCGGCAAAAAACTCAAAAAGCCCGAACTCAAATACGTCCCCGAATACGCCGACAAGCCCGACGGCACGCTTCTCGACTCGGTGGAATCGCACACAAAGAACTGCCCGCTCTACACGGCTGTTTCAATCAAGGGCGTAAAAATTGCCCCCAGCCCCGAATGGCTTCGCCGCGACTTGGAGGCGGTCGGTCTGCGCTCAATCAACAACGTCGTGGACGTCACAAACTTCGTCCTCATGGAATACGGACAGCCCCTGCACTCTTTCGACGCGTCGAAAATTCGCGGCAGGAAAATCGTAGTGCGTCAGGCGGCGGACGGAGAGGAAATCCAGACGCTCGACGAAAAGAAATACAAGCTCACTCCGGAAGCAACCCTTATTTGCGACGGCGAGGGCGCGACCGCGCTCGCGGGCGTCATGGGCGGGCTTGACTCGGAAGTGAGCGACTCCACTGCCGACGTCGTGATTGAATCGGCATATTTCAACCCCGGAAACGTCCGCGCGACAAGCCGCAAATACGGAATCAACACCGATTCCTCGTACAGGTTCGCCCGCGACGTAGACCCGCAGTCTACGCTCGACGCCTCGCGCCGCGCGGTGGATTTGATTCTCGAAACGGCCGGCGGCACGGTCTGCGGCGCAACCTGCAAAATCGGCGAAGCCCCGCGCGGAGACCGCACGGTTGAAATCGACATGCCCTACATTGTGGACAGGCTCGGCTTCGAAGTCTCGCAGGCGGACGTTGTCGGCGTGTTCGAATCGCTCGGCTTTTCGGTCGAGGAAAACGGAAACGCGATGAAAGTAAACGTGCCGTCGTTCAGAAGCGAAGTAGACAGACCCGTAGACTTGGTCGAAGAGTTCGTGAGAATCTACGGAACGGACAAAATTCCCGAAACGGAAATGACCGCCGTTGCGCACCTGCGCGACGACGACCCGCTTTTCAAATACAACCGCGCGGTTTCGGATTTCCTTGCCTCGCGCGGCATGAACGAGTGCCAAAACTACTCGCTTAAAGACAGCGCAAAGCTCGCAAAGGTGCACGCAAACGTGGACGCGCTCAAACTTGCGAACCCGCTTACGTCCGACCAAGACTGCCTGAGACCCTCGCTCGTAGACGGGCTGCTCGACGTCGTGCGCCTGAACATCTCGAACGGAAACGACTTCTTCGGATTCTTCGAAAACGGAAAAATCTTCCGCGCCGACCCGAAGGGCAAAATCTGCGAACTTGCCTCAACCGCGTTCGTTATCGCGCCCGACCCCGCAAAACGGCTCTGGAAAAAGCGCGAAGCCCCCGACTTCTTCACTGCAAAGGAATTCGCCTCCGACATTTTGGGAATACTCGGCGTCGACGCGTCGCGCCTGAACTTCGCCGAAACCGACGAGCCGCTCTGGCAGAACGGTTTTGCGGCGGCATGCGGCTCGGAAAAGCGCGAGGGCTTTGTAATCCGCTTCGGGGCAATCAGCGCGGCGCACCTGCGCGAACGCGGAATCGAACGCGTTGTCTACGCGGGCGAAATCATGTTCAAGCCCGACGTCGCCGCCCGCAAGAAGAGCGCGGAAAAATTCAAGGCGTTCAGCCTGTTCCCCGCCGCGCCGCGCGACATCGCGGTAATCGCGAAGGAATCGGAAAGCGCGGAATCGGTTGCGTCGGAAATCAAGAAAGTCGCCAAGCAGAAACTCAAAGGCGCGGACTTCGACATAGAGTCAATCGAGCTGTTCGACTCGTACAGCGGCAAGGGCGTCGACGAAGGCTGCAAAAGCCTTGCGTTCGCCCTCTCCTTCCGCTCGCAGGACAGAACGCTGCCGACCGAAGACGTAAACAAGGTCTTCGACGCAATCTGCGCCGAACTCGGCAAAAAGCGCAAGCTCAGAATCTCGTAATATGGCGAAGAAAAAGACAAACAGCGACGGAGAAATGACGTTCCTCGAACATCTCGAAGAGATGAGGGGCGTGATGTTGAAGTCGCTGCTTGTGTTCGTAATCGCGCTAATCGGGGTCGGGGCGGGATTCTCGTATTTCAATACGGTCATGCTCTACCCGCTCAACGCGGCGAAGAAAATAATCTCGACGACCTCGTTTTTAAGCGGCGGGAAATCGGAGGACGCGGCGGCGGAAAAAGTCGGCCCCGTCTACCTTGTGGACGAAAGCGCGCCCGACAAAAAATCAGGCCCCTACTTCATCGTCGCAAAGGACGAAAACTCCGTGCTGCTCGGCGGGAAAAAGGGAAACTGGTACGACTCGATAAAACTCAGGTCGATGTCGTTTGTGACGCCCATTGTCGTCTGGTTCTATGTGAGCTTTTTGGGCGCACTCTGCATCTCCCTGCCCGCCATTGTGTACTTCGTAATTCAGTTCGTAGCCCCTGGACTTACGGCGGAGGAAAGGAAACTGCTAAGGCCGGGAATGTTTGCGGCGGTCATACTGTTTTGCGTGGGGGCGGCGTTCGCGTTCTCGTTCATGCTGCCGATGGGCATAGCGTTCATGTCGAGTATGTCGGAATCCATGCAGATGGAGATGTTCCCCGACGCGCAGTCGTATTACAGCATGGTGCTTTTCCTGACGCTCGCGGTGGGCGTGGTGTTTGAAGTGCCGCTTATCGAGGTTATTCTAATCTACCTCGGCGTGCTGAATGTCGAGTGGTTGAAGAAGAACAGAAGAATCGTCTTCATGGTGATTCTGATTTTCGCGACTGTCATTACGCCGCCCGACTTCATCACGCAGGTAACGCTTACAATCCCCCTCTACATGATGTACGAGCTTGCCCTGCGGATAGGCTCGCGCATGCGCAAAAACAAGCTCCGCCGCGAGGCGGAGCGCGAAAAGCGCGAAGAGGAGGAGGACGAAAAGGAACGCCGCGAATACGCCCGCATGGTTGCAAAGGAAAGAATCGCCGAAGAGGAGGCGGAAAAAGCCGAGGAAAAAGCGGAGGAATTCGAAATCGACAAATCGCACTACGGCGAGGAAGGCTCAATTCCCGACGACTACGACCCAAACAAAATCGACGGCGACGACTACGACCTCTACGGATACAACGAAGAATTCAACGAAGACGAATACGGGCTTGAACCCTATGTGGACTACGGCAGGCTTTCGCGCCCCGTGCCCGACTTCCAGCCCGATTGGGATTTAAACCGCCCCGACACAAGCTTCATGCAGCCCGACTGGAACCTTAATTCCGACGAGCCGCAGAACGATAATAAACCGTAATGAAATGCTTTGGCACAATTTCGCGGGCGGCGGCGGCGTGCGCGCTTCTGTCCGCCCTTTTGTGCGCGTGTTCCGAACCGCCGAAAATCGAACGCGGGCAGTTCCCGCTTCCGAAAGGCGCGGAAACGGCGGAATGCGAAGTCGGCAAATACGGCGGCATCTTCGTTTTGTCCGATGCGCAGGAGCCTAAAACATTCAACCTGTTGATGGCGTCCGACGCGTACTCGGCGCAGTCGATTTCGCTAATGCTCTCGCCGCTCGTGAACTACGACCCCATGAAAGAGGAGGTCGTGCCCGCGCTCGCGGAATCGTGGACGGTTTCGGAGGACGGCAAAACCTACGTCTTCAAACTGCGCGAGGGTGTGAAATTTTCGGACGGCGCGGAGCTAACCGCAGACGATGTGGTTTTTACGTTCGACGCAATCTTCGCACCGCAGCTCGACGCCGACGGCAAGCCCGTCTTGGACAAAGCCACAAAACGCCCGTTGCTCCGCTATCCGTCGCGCTACGCGGGGCAGTACACAATCGGCGGCGAGCCAATCAAATACAGGAAAATCGACAAGTACACGGTCGAATTCAAGACGAACAAAGTGTACGCGCCGTTTCTAAACGACATCGGGTTCATCGAAATTCTGCCGAAACACAAGCTGCAAAAAGCGGCGGACGACGGCTCGCTTCAACAGGCGTGGTCTACGCAAACGGCGATAAACTCGCCGTCGGAAATAGTGTCGTCGGGGCCCTTCATGCTGTTTTCGTACAAGCCGGGAGAAAGGCTCGTCATGCAGCCCAACCCGCACTACTGGCGGGCAGACAAAAGCGGGCAACGCCTGCCCTACATAGACTTCCTAGTCTACAAATTCGTAGCCGACGTTAACACCGCGACAATCCTCTTCGCCACGGGGCAATGCGACGCCTCCGCCGTCGGCGCAAACGACTACGCGTGGGTGGCAAAATACGCAAAAACCTACGCGTTCAAAATCTACGAGCGCGGGCCGGAAGCCAGCATCTCATTCCTCTGGTTCAACCAAAACGGCGGCAAAAACGAAAGGGGCGAGCCGTTCGTAAAACCCTACAAATTCAAGTGGTTCTCGAACAAAAAATTCAGGCAGGCGGTAATGCGGGCAATCGACCGCGACGGACTGATTAAAAGCGTGTGGTTCTCGCGGGCGAGAAAGCTCGATACAATCATAAGCCCCGCAAACAAAAAATGGCACAACCCCGACACGCCCAAATACGAATACTCGCCCGAAAGCTCGCGGGAAATCCTGCTCTCGGAGGGCTTCAAATACGACGCGTCGGGCGCGCTGCTCGACCCGGAGGGCAACCGCGTGGAATTCGAATTCGTCGTTGCCGACGGCTCGCAAAACTCTTCGGTAATCGCGACGACGTTCGTCGAAAACATGAAATCCATAGGCATTTCCGTGAAGCTTAAATTTCTGGACTTCGGCACGATTATCTCGAAAATCGACAACACTTTCGACTACGAGGCCGCCATGATGGGCTTCACGGGCGGCGGCGACCCCTCCGGCGGCAAGGCAATATACCGCTCCAACGGCTTTCTGCACGTCTGGAACCCGCGCCAAAAATCTCCCGCAACAGACTGGGAAAAACGCATAGACGAAATCATGGACGCGCAGGAAATCGAGATGAACCCCGAAGCACGCAAACGCCTGATTTTCGAAATGCAGAAAATCTTTTCGGACGAGCTTCCCCTGCTCTACCTAATCACGCCGACGGGGTATTCGGGAATCGCGGAAAAATGGCGCAACGTGAAAATTCCGCCATTAGGCTCAATCATCTGGAACATCGACGAACTGTACGAATCGGACGAAAACTAAAACATGTTAAAATTTATCACAAGACGGGTATTTTCATTGATTCCGCTTCTGCTCGGAATCAGCCTGCTTGTGTTCCTTTTGATGTACCTTGCCCCCGGAGATTTTCTGAGCGAGGCGCGAAACTCGAAGGATATTTCGCCCGAAATCGTCAAGCAGGAGGAGGCTCGGCTCGGCCTCGACAAACCGTGGTATGTACAGTACGGACGCTGGCTCAACGGCGTCTCGCCGATTAAAACTTCGCTGCTTCTGCCCGAAAACATGCGCAAGGGCAAAGCTCCGATATATTTCGGCGCGCCGGATTTCGGATATTCGTGGAGCTATAAAATCCCCGTGTCGGAGCTTGTGGGACAGCGGTTTTTCCCGACGCTCTGGCTTGCGCTTGCAAGCACGCTGCTGACGTACGCGGTCGCAATTCCCTTGGGCGTTCTGGCGGCGGTGAAGCGCGATTCGCTCTTCGATAAAATTTCGTCGTTTGCAGCGTACGGCGCGCTCAGCGTGCCCTACTTTTTCCTCGCGCTTCTGGCGGTTCTCTTTGCGGCGACCACGGGCGTTTTCCCGACGGGCGGGCAGGTGTCAATCATGCACGACTTCATGTCGCCGCCCGCACAGCTCGCCGACTACCTCGACCACCTCGTTCTGCCGACGCTCGTTTTGTCGCTCGGAGGAATGGCGTCGGTAATGCGCGTAATGCGCGGGAATTTTCTGGACTATTCAAAGGCGGAATTCGTTACAACCGCGCGGGCAAAGGGGCTTTCCGAAAACGCGATAATGTTCAGGCACGTCTTGCGGAACGCGGTAAACCCGATAATTACATCGTTCGGCTTCGCGTTCGCGGGGCTGCTATCGGGCGCGTTGCTTGTCGAAAACGTCATGAACTACCCTGGGCTCGGGCAGCTGATTTATTCGGCGATAGTAAAGCAGGACCAGTACGTTGTAATGGCGGGCGTGGTGATTGGCTGCGCCATGCTCGTGGCGGGGCAGACGCTCGCCGACGTTTTGCTTGCGCTCGCCGACCCGCGAATCAGGCTCGACAACGAGAAAATCCCGCACGTGAAACTTGCGGCGTTTTTCGGTGCGGCACTCGCGGCGACTGCGCTTTTGACGTGGATTTCGGAGGCGCACCCGCAGGTTTTCGACGCTCTGAAAACTGCGGCAAAATGGATTCTGTTCGCAATGCTCGCAATCCTCTGCGCGGTAATCGCGGCGGGACTTGCGCGGGCGGCGGCGTACTTCGCAAAAAACCTGCTTCGGGCAACGCTCAAACGCCCGCGCGGGGCGGTCGCGCTCTGCGCCCTTGCTGCGATGTACATTGCCGCGGCGCTCGCGCCGTTCATCGCGCCCTACGAGCCAACGCGCCAGTGCCTCGACAAATCGTTCCACCCGCCGACGGGCTTCTTTTTCAAGGACGGCTCGCTCTACGCAAAAGTCTACCGAAACGCCGACCCGAGCATCGCCAAATACGAAGCGGTCGAGGGCGAAGGCGTGCGCGTAAAATTCTTCGCGCGGGCGGCGGATTCCGACTACAAAATTTTCGGGCTTGTTCCCTTCCCCTACAAGCTTTTTGCGGCGGATTCGCAACAGGCGGACGCGCGTATTTTCCTGCTTGGATCCGACTCCACTGGGCGCGACGTTTTCTCGCGCCTGCTCTACGGGGCGCGGGTGTCGCTTAGCATAGGCTTTGTGGGAATTGCAATCACGCTCGCGGTGGGATTCGTGGTCGGCGGGCTGTCGGGATACTTCGGCGGCACGTTCGACTTCGTTTCGATGAGGCTTGTCGAATTTCTCATGGCAATCCCAGGTCTGTACCTGCTTCTTGCAATGCGCTCGGCGCTTGCGCCGCATTTCGACAGTGCGCAGATGTACCTGATGATTGTCGTGATTCTCTCGTTCGTGGGCTGGGCGGGAACTGCGAGGGTAATACGCGGAATGTCGCTTTCGCTCGCAAAAAGCCAGTACGTTCAGGCGGCGAAAGCCATGGGCGAACCGCCTCTTAAAATAATAACGAAGCATTTTCTACCCAACGTGCTCGGCTACCTGATTGTGGGAGCCACGCTCTCGATTCCCGCGTACATTCTGGGCGAGGCGGCGCTGTCGTTTTTGGGGCTGGGCATTCAGGAGCCGTCGGCGTCGTGGGGGCTTATGCTCGCGCAGGCGCAGAACGACACAAAGGTGCTCATGCTCGGCTTCTGGTGGCTGCTGTCTCCCGGGGTCGCGATTTTTGCGACGGTGCTTGCCTTCAACATGCTCGGCGACGTTCTCAGAGACATCGCCGACCCGAAACAAAACAAATGAAAAAATCGCTTTTAATCACATTTCTTGCGCTGTTTTCCCTGTCCGCATTGGCCGATATTGCGCCCGATTTTACGCTGCGCATGCGCGCTCCGAAACCGTTTTTCGAAAAAATCTCCTCGCTCTACCGCAGAATCCACCCCGACCCGAAGCTTGAAATGCAGGCGGCGTTCGCGCTCATGCCCTTCGGGTATCCCGACTTCGGCGGAATCTCGAAGCGCGAAAACGCGGTAGTCTGCGGGTTCGCGACGGAGACCGAAAACCCCGTCTACGTCCTCGGATTCAAGTCGGACGGCAACTCGCGCATGGAAAAAACGCTCGCCGCGCGGAACATCAAACCCGTCAAAAAAGGCGGCTACACGTTCTTTTCGCTTCCGACCGACGCCGATGCGCGGTACATCGACGCGGCCTTCGGAGAGTTTTCAAAAGTCGGGCACTCGCTCGCGGAAATCGACGCGACCCCCGAAGCGTTCAACCGCCTTGCAAAAGGCGCGTTCGGTAAATACACAGCGGACACCGAAAGCGCGAACGTGAAAATCGACGCCGACGCGCGGACAATAAAACTCTGCGCAACCGTGAAGCTCAAAAAAGGCTCGCCGCTTTGCAATGCGGTAAACGAAGTGCGCCGCGTAAAGGAGGCGGAGGAAGCCGAATTCCTGCCGCGCGACGCCGAAATTTTCGCGATAACAAAGGCGTATCTCCCCGACGGAATTTTCGACACGCAGGCGGCAAGGGGCGTCCTGCCGCAAAGGCTCGCCGAACGCATAGATTCGCTCCGCTCGAAAAACGCGGGCACATACGCGGCGGCGGTCTACCTCGGCGGCACCCCGAAATCGCTGGGAATCGGCGCGACGGAAATGACGGAGCGCGAGCTTCTCGCCCTCGCGGAATCCGAACCCGAAGTTTCCGTCTTGGGGCTTAGCGCAAAAAACCGCGCCGAAAAAATCGGCGGCACCGCGTGCCTCGCAACAGAATGCCCCAACGGAAGCACCGTCTATTCGGCGGTCGTAAACGGGCTTTCAGTTTCGTCGGACGACAAAAACCTGTTTGCGGAAGCCGTCGCCAAAATCAAGTCGGCGCGCGGGCAGGCCTACCCGCTGAAAAAATACGCGCGGGACGACTCCGACTTCGTGGCGGTACTCAACAACAACGCGCTCTTGAAGTCCATGCTCGGAAGAATCGGCGCAAGCCTTGACAAGGCGGCGTTCGAAAACACCGTTATTTCCGCCGACGTCGGCTTGGGGAAAATCGAAATCACGGCGTCGATTGACATAGACTCCCTCAACCTTTACTGCGACTTCCTGCGGCTTTCGAAAAATGGACGAACAAGGTAAAATAGCCTCCATAACGCTTTTCAGCGGCATCGACAGGGAGCTTTCGTACATCGCGCCCGACTCCGTCGAAGTCGGCTCGATGGTGCGCGTGCCCCTGCGCGGCGGCTCGGCGGCGGGGGTCGTCACAAAATTGACCGACGCAAAAGACTTCGACTCGTCGGGCTTCAAGCTCAAAAAAATCTACTCGAAAGTTCAGGACGAACCCGTGCTCACGCCCGACCTCGTGCAGCTCGCCCGCTGGATTCGCGACTACTACGGCTGCGGAATCCAAACCGTGCTCGAAACGATGATTCCCGCCGTCGTCCGCGCGGGGAAGTCGGCACTCGAAGCCTTGGAGGTTGCGCCGCTCGCCCTCCCCGACGCCGACGCCCTCGAAAAGCTACGCCGACGCGCCCCCCAACAGGCGGCGGTTTGCGCGTTTCTTGCCGACAACCCCGAACCGCTTTTGAAAACCGCCCTCATGAAACTTTCGGGCGCGCCGTCTCAGGCGATTGACGCGCTCGCAAAAAAGGGAATTCTGGAAATCCGCAAGAGGGTCGTCCAACGCTCGGCATACGACGACGAGCTTTCGGGCGCGGAGGCGGTTTCCTCCGAGCCGCACAAGCTAAACGGCGAACAGCAGGCGGCATTCGACGCAATAATCTCCGACACAAAATCGGGCGGATTCAAAACGCGCCTGCTCTACGGCGTGACGGGTTCGGGCAAAACGGAAGTGTACATGAGGGCAATGCGCGAAGTGCTCGACGCGGGGCGCTCGTGCATATTCCTCGTGCCCGAAATCGCGCTGACGCCGCAGACTGTGGGACGCCTCAGAAGCAGGCTCGGCGAATACCAGCTTGTGGTCTGGCACAGCAACCTTACCGACGGGCAGCGGCTCGACGCGTGGAGAATGCTCGCGTCGGGAAAGGCGAGAGTAGTTGTAGGGGCGCGGAGCTGCATTTTCGCGCCGCTCGAAAATATCGGGCTTATAATAGTTGACGAAGAGCACGACGGCGCGTACAAGCAGGACAAAAACCCGCGCTACAACGGCAGGGACGTCGCCGTTCTGCGGGCTAAAACCTGCGGCGCGGTCTGCGTCTTGGGCTCGGCGACGCCGTCGCTCGAAACGCTCAACAACGCAAAAACGGGCAAATACGAGCTGTCGAGAATTTCGAAGAGAATCGACGGCTGCAAGCTTCCGCTCGTGCACATAGCCGATATGAAGCGCGAAAAGCCCGGCGCGTTGGTGTCGGGAATACTCCGCGAAAAGCTCGCCGACAGGCTCGACAAGGGCGAACAGACGATATTATTTTTAAACAGGCGCGGATACTCAAAGGTGTTCGAATGCCCCGATTGCGGATACGTCGAGGAATGCCCCCACTGTTCTGTCAGCATGACATGGCATAAGAGGGAAAATATAATAAAATGCCACATTTGCGGATATACTGCAAAAGCCCCCGACGCGTGCAAAAAATGCGGCTCGCCGAAGGCCAAATGGCGCGGGCACGGCACGCAGAAGCTCGAAGACGCAATCGCTGCGATGTTCCCGTCGGCGCGAATCGGGCGCATGGACAGGGACGCCATGAAGCGCAGGGACAACTACCGCAAGGTGCTCGGCGACTTCCGCACGGGCAGGCTCGACATACTCATAGGCACGCAGATGATTGCCAAGGGGCTTGACTTCCCGCGCGTCACGCTCGTTGGAATCGTAGACGCCGACATTTCGCTCCACATGCCCGACTTCCGCGCGGGCGAAAAAACCTACCAGCTTGTAGTGCAGGTCGCGGGTCGCGCCGGGCGCGGCGACGGCGAGGGCGAAGTCGTAATCCAGACAATGCAGCCCGAAGCCGCGCCGATTCAGTACGCCAAGCGCGACGACATGGAATCGTTTTTGGAGGAGGAGCTGGCGAACAGAAACGAGTATTCCTACCCGCCGTCGATGAGGCTTATCAGGCACATTTTCCGCTCTCGCAGCGAGCAGAAGCTCGAATTCTACACGGAGGAATGGGCGAAACGCGCGGTCGAGGAATTCGGCGACATATGCCAAGTGCGCGGCCCCGCCCCCGCCCCGCTCGAACGCAGCGAAGACTTTTATAGGTGGCACATCTGGTACTTCTGCAAGAGCGTAAAGCCCGTGGTTTCGGCAATCCGCAGGCTCAAAGACGACTTCAAATTCGACGAGGACGTAGATGACGTTCTCGACGTAGACCCGATGTCGCTCATGTAGGCGCATTTTTTCGGGAATATATGTTTGCGTTTTTGCGGCGGATTTTCAGATAATGCCGAAATGAAATTATTGTCCAAATTCGGCGGCTTTGCAAAACGCGAGCCGCTCGGTTGCTGTTTTGCGGCGGCGTTTTCGCTCGCGCTCGTGGGCGTGTTCGCGACGGCGTTCGCGTTCGTCTTCTACGCGGTCTTCGCGCCAGCGCTCATGCGCAACGCGGTGAAATCCGCAACAGGCTTCGACGCAACCGCCCAGCGCGTCTACGCAAACC
The Opitutia bacterium KCR 482 genome window above contains:
- the priA gene encoding primosomal protein N' translates to MDEQGKIASITLFSGIDRELSYIAPDSVEVGSMVRVPLRGGSAAGVVTKLTDAKDFDSSGFKLKKIYSKVQDEPVLTPDLVQLARWIRDYYGCGIQTVLETMIPAVVRAGKSALEALEVAPLALPDADALEKLRRRAPQQAAVCAFLADNPEPLLKTALMKLSGAPSQAIDALAKKGILEIRKRVVQRSAYDDELSGAEAVSSEPHKLNGEQQAAFDAIISDTKSGGFKTRLLYGVTGSGKTEVYMRAMREVLDAGRSCIFLVPEIALTPQTVGRLRSRLGEYQLVVWHSNLTDGQRLDAWRMLASGKARVVVGARSCIFAPLENIGLIIVDEEHDGAYKQDKNPRYNGRDVAVLRAKTCGAVCVLGSATPSLETLNNAKTGKYELSRISKRIDGCKLPLVHIADMKREKPGALVSGILREKLADRLDKGEQTILFLNRRGYSKVFECPDCGYVEECPHCSVSMTWHKRENIIKCHICGYTAKAPDACKKCGSPKAKWRGHGTQKLEDAIAAMFPSARIGRMDRDAMKRRDNYRKVLGDFRTGRLDILIGTQMIAKGLDFPRVTLVGIVDADISLHMPDFRAGEKTYQLVVQVAGRAGRGDGEGEVVIQTMQPEAAPIQYAKRDDMESFLEEELANRNEYSYPPSMRLIRHIFRSRSEQKLEFYTEEWAKRAVEEFGDICQVRGPAPAPLERSEDFYRWHIWYFCKSVKPVVSAIRRLKDDFKFDEDVDDVLDVDPMSLM